The Streptomyces cynarae genome contains a region encoding:
- a CDS encoding cupredoxin domain-containing protein, with the protein MAQAQPAASQAKAADYIIKITNYKFAQQALTIKVGQTVKWVNEDSAPHTVTTTSGPAKFDSGTLNKGDSWSYTFTKPGTYKYYCAVHPDMTASITVVADSGGGTGGGTGGSGSGGSSGGSTGGSTGGSTGGSTGGSTGGSTGGSSSGGSSGGSHGGSSGSGGTGGGSGDGGSESCVSIQQVLLPILQHIDKAHLEESPGQQVQDALNLDNYIKMHTVWVESILTPAVNGAGSVGDDTLTVLLQHINSAHLEESLGQQVSDILNPDAYVKMHTVWAEHMITPTEDYLTNSC; encoded by the coding sequence ATGGCCCAGGCCCAGCCGGCCGCTTCCCAGGCCAAGGCGGCCGACTACATCATCAAGATCACGAACTACAAGTTCGCCCAACAGGCCCTGACCATCAAGGTCGGCCAGACCGTGAAGTGGGTCAACGAGGACTCCGCTCCGCACACGGTCACCACCACGAGCGGCCCGGCCAAGTTCGACTCCGGCACCCTGAACAAGGGCGACAGCTGGTCGTACACCTTCACCAAGCCCGGTACATACAAGTACTACTGCGCCGTCCACCCGGACATGACGGCCTCCATCACCGTCGTCGCCGACAGCGGCGGCGGCACCGGCGGAGGTACGGGCGGATCGGGCTCCGGGGGTTCGTCCGGAGGCTCCACGGGTGGTTCGACCGGAGGCTCCACGGGCGGGTCCACGGGCGGTTCCACCGGGGGCAGCACGGGCGGCTCGAGCTCCGGCGGCTCCAGCGGCGGCTCGCACGGCGGCAGCAGCGGCTCGGGCGGTACGGGCGGCGGCAGCGGTGACGGCGGCAGCGAGAGTTGCGTCAGCATCCAGCAGGTCCTGCTGCCGATCCTCCAGCACATCGACAAGGCCCATCTGGAGGAGTCCCCGGGGCAGCAGGTCCAGGACGCGCTCAACCTCGACAACTACATCAAGATGCACACCGTCTGGGTGGAGTCCATCCTCACCCCGGCCGTGAACGGCGCCGGCTCCGTCGGAGACGACACCCTCACAGTGCTCCTCCAGCACATCAACTCCGCGCACCTCGAGGAGTCGCTGGGCCAGCAGGTCTCGGACATCCTCAACCCCGACGCCTACGTCAAGATGCACACCGTCTGGGCCGAGCACATGATCACACCGACCGAGGACTACCTCACCAACTCCTGCTGA
- a CDS encoding sialidase family protein, translating to MRVFLPLTAVTTAALLSVTVTGATPAAADLNPDGTPLVKVSHGDPYAKCTIGARSPDSIVYPATEVEPYLSVDPRDPKRVVTVFQQDRWNDGGARGLAAGWTTDGHTFHRSTLPFSLCAPGGADYERASDPWVSTGPDGTVYAGGEGVDFTKSTRSALLAVTSRDGGRTWQNLTTTHVDEQPFFNDKPSLTADPIRKGTAYQVWNHLDNDPPGPSSLDGPGYISLTRDGGRTWSKARPFVDTSTVPNTQTIGHLIVADRRTGTLYDFFDRITYSDDLSTAVEARYEVVTSTDAGETWSAPVTVARDTSVPEVDPNDPTKLLRAAATLPSPAVDPETGTLYMAYEGSDFSAGKFDSVQLVRSTDGGRTWGTPELISPKGVPAFSPSIAVAERGTVALTYYDLRFLKPGNTTTLPTAYQLATLHHGNPKLRTERRISRVFDWLQAPFAGGYFLGDYQGLVADGKGVRAVLTETHSGAPQNRTDVYTGSLRTR from the coding sequence ATGCGCGTCTTCCTGCCCCTGACCGCCGTCACCACCGCCGCGCTCCTGTCCGTCACGGTCACCGGCGCGACTCCCGCCGCAGCGGACCTGAACCCCGACGGCACACCACTGGTCAAGGTGTCCCACGGCGACCCGTACGCGAAGTGCACCATCGGAGCGAGGTCCCCCGACAGCATCGTCTACCCGGCCACCGAGGTCGAGCCGTACCTGTCCGTCGATCCGCGCGACCCCAAGCGCGTGGTCACCGTGTTCCAGCAGGACCGCTGGAACGACGGCGGCGCCCGTGGCCTGGCGGCCGGCTGGACCACGGACGGCCACACCTTCCACCGGAGCACGCTGCCGTTCAGCCTGTGCGCCCCCGGCGGCGCGGACTACGAACGGGCCTCCGACCCCTGGGTGAGCACCGGACCGGACGGCACGGTCTACGCCGGCGGGGAGGGCGTCGACTTCACGAAGAGCACGCGCAGCGCCCTGCTGGCAGTCACCTCCCGCGACGGCGGCCGCACTTGGCAGAACCTCACCACCACGCACGTCGACGAGCAGCCGTTTTTCAACGACAAGCCCTCACTCACCGCCGACCCGATCCGCAAGGGCACCGCCTACCAGGTCTGGAACCACCTCGACAACGACCCACCCGGCCCCAGTTCCCTCGACGGTCCCGGCTACATCTCCCTCACCCGCGACGGCGGCCGCACCTGGAGCAAGGCCCGGCCGTTCGTCGACACCAGCACCGTGCCCAACACCCAGACCATCGGCCATCTGATCGTCGCCGACCGGCGCACCGGCACCCTGTACGACTTCTTCGACCGGATCACCTACTCCGACGACCTGAGCACAGCCGTCGAAGCCCGCTACGAGGTGGTCACTTCGACCGACGCCGGAGAGACCTGGAGCGCCCCGGTCACCGTGGCCCGGGACACCTCCGTACCGGAGGTCGACCCGAACGACCCCACCAAACTGCTGCGCGCCGCGGCCACCCTGCCGAGCCCTGCCGTCGACCCTGAGACAGGCACGCTGTACATGGCCTACGAGGGCTCGGACTTCTCCGCTGGAAAGTTCGACTCCGTCCAGCTTGTGCGGTCCACCGACGGCGGACGCACCTGGGGAACCCCGGAGCTGATCAGCCCCAAGGGCGTTCCCGCCTTCTCACCGTCGATCGCGGTCGCCGAGCGGGGCACGGTCGCGCTCACCTACTACGACCTGCGCTTCCTCAAGCCCGGCAACACCACCACCCTGCCCACCGCCTACCAACTGGCCACGCTGCACCACGGAAACCCGAAGCTCCGGACCGAACGACGGATCTCGCGGGTCTTCGACTGGCTGCAGGCGCCGTTCGCCGGGGGCTACTTCCTCGGCGACTACCAAGGCCTGGTGGCAGACGGCAAGGGAGTACGGGCCGTGCTCACCGAGACCCACTCCGGCGCACCACAGAACCGCACGGACGTGTACACCGGCAGTCTCCGCACCCGCTGA
- a CDS encoding GatB/YqeY domain-containing protein: MTTLKSKLQEDLNAAIKERDELRSSTLRLTLAAITKEEVAGKEKRELSDEEVTKVITREAKKRREAADAFALGGRAEQAEREKAEGEVLAAYLPKQLSDDELRQIVAQAVEEAKAAGAEGPRAMGQVMKIVNPKVAGQAEGGRVAAVVKQLLASG, from the coding sequence ATGACCACGCTCAAGTCGAAGCTGCAGGAAGACCTCAACGCCGCGATCAAGGAGCGCGATGAGCTCCGCTCCTCGACGCTCCGGCTGACGCTCGCCGCGATCACCAAGGAGGAGGTCGCGGGCAAGGAGAAGCGCGAGCTCTCCGACGAGGAGGTCACCAAGGTGATCACCCGTGAGGCGAAGAAGCGGCGGGAGGCCGCCGACGCGTTCGCTCTGGGCGGCCGCGCCGAACAGGCCGAGCGGGAGAAGGCGGAGGGCGAGGTGCTGGCTGCGTACCTGCCCAAGCAGCTGTCCGACGACGAGCTGCGGCAGATCGTCGCGCAGGCCGTGGAGGAGGCGAAGGCGGCGGGCGCCGAGGGCCCGCGCGCCATGGGGCAGGTCATGAAGATCGTGAACCCGAAGGTGGCCGGCCAGGCGGAGGGCGGCCGCGTCGCCGCCGTGGTCAAGCAGCTTCTCGCGAGCGGCTGA
- a CDS encoding copper resistance CopC/CopD family protein — translation MRHRAVSLCTTALTAAVAVAVLLLLAPAASAHTELESSSPKDGTRLTHTPATVRLTFSEPVDLPDVRVSAGGKRLVVSRPDQDGRRGNVIEVAVPKATGQDRLNLVWQVRDLEDGHPTSGTLSFPLTAKTTAPPASEDASAPAPSADVRAAWAAVRWVGYLALALYIGGLAFLALLWPQGTQDPRTRRILTLAWAGGLATGVVAPGLEGAYGAMGTIGDVFHLATYRDLLGTEVGVVAACRVLMWVLAAIVLTALLQGGERAARSPGWRVGALAVALGLLRTTGMAGHDAEGTHPGWGAVADLVHLLGVSVWLGGLILLLLGVLPRRRPDELSAAVSGYSTLAGVSVAAIAVAGAVLAWQILGSFGALFHTGYGRLLLLKLAVLAAVLLIAQGSRSWVRTRLDIAVLLRGDRATVRPFVYSVAAETGLVLVVLAATSLLVTSAPGR, via the coding sequence GTGAGACACCGCGCCGTGTCCCTGTGCACGACCGCCCTGACCGCCGCCGTCGCCGTCGCCGTCTTGCTGTTGCTCGCGCCTGCCGCTTCGGCTCACACCGAGCTGGAATCCTCCTCACCCAAGGACGGCACTCGGCTCACGCACACGCCGGCCACGGTGCGCCTGACCTTCAGTGAGCCGGTCGACCTGCCCGACGTCCGCGTCAGTGCCGGTGGCAAGCGGCTCGTGGTGTCCCGTCCGGACCAGGACGGTCGTCGCGGCAATGTCATCGAGGTGGCCGTTCCGAAGGCGACCGGGCAGGACCGGCTCAACCTGGTTTGGCAGGTGCGCGACCTGGAGGACGGCCATCCGACCTCCGGGACACTCTCCTTCCCCCTCACCGCGAAGACGACGGCTCCACCCGCCTCCGAAGACGCATCCGCACCCGCGCCTTCCGCCGACGTGCGCGCGGCATGGGCGGCCGTTCGCTGGGTCGGATACCTCGCCCTCGCCCTCTACATCGGCGGCCTCGCCTTCCTCGCACTGCTCTGGCCGCAGGGCACCCAGGATCCTCGTACCCGCCGCATCCTCACGCTCGCCTGGGCAGGTGGGCTCGCGACCGGCGTGGTCGCGCCGGGGCTTGAGGGCGCGTACGGAGCGATGGGAACGATCGGGGATGTGTTTCACCTGGCCACGTACCGGGATCTGCTGGGTACGGAGGTCGGCGTCGTGGCCGCCTGCCGGGTGCTGATGTGGGTGCTCGCCGCAATCGTGCTCACCGCCCTCCTTCAGGGTGGTGAGCGGGCCGCACGCTCCCCGGGCTGGCGGGTGGGTGCTCTCGCGGTCGCCCTCGGACTGCTCCGCACCACCGGCATGGCGGGCCACGATGCCGAGGGCACGCACCCGGGTTGGGGGGCGGTGGCCGACCTGGTGCACCTGCTCGGCGTGTCGGTGTGGCTGGGCGGGCTGATCCTGCTGCTGCTCGGGGTGCTGCCGCGACGGCGCCCGGATGAGCTGTCGGCCGCCGTGTCGGGCTACTCAACGCTGGCCGGCGTGTCCGTCGCGGCGATCGCTGTGGCCGGAGCGGTGCTGGCCTGGCAGATCCTCGGCTCGTTCGGGGCCCTGTTCCACACCGGCTACGGCCGCCTGCTGCTGCTCAAACTGGCCGTCCTGGCCGCCGTGCTCCTGATCGCCCAGGGCAGCCGGAGCTGGGTGCGCACCCGGCTCGACATCGCCGTGCTGCTGCGCGGGGACCGCGCCACCGTCCGGCCCTTCGTCTACTCGGTCGCGGCTGAGACGGGGCTCGTCCTCGTCGTTCTCGCCGCGACGAGTCTGCTGGTCACGTCCGCTCCCGGCCGCTGA
- a CDS encoding DMT family transporter produces the protein MGALLALTSAVCYGAVDFAGGLLSRRVHFTVVTFLGQVGGLLFAVVAAALVPAETVRPSDAVWGALSGAGSGTAMHFLNRGLSRGAMSIVVPVSAVTGVALSVLSGVFLLGDQPTGAAWLGICLTLPALWLVSGGSRPGRGGDGREASVDGLIASSGVALQYIGLAQAAPASGLWPVAAGRLAAVLLLSPSAWRQDHRFRQPVRRLGEAVVVGAGASFALILYLLAARRQMMAIAVVLASLYPAIPTVLGLAVLHERATRTQVIGLVGSAVAIVLLTLG, from the coding sequence ATGGGTGCTCTTCTCGCGCTGACCTCGGCGGTCTGCTACGGCGCCGTCGACTTCGCCGGCGGACTGCTGTCCCGCCGGGTTCACTTCACCGTGGTCACCTTCCTCGGGCAGGTCGGCGGTCTGCTGTTCGCGGTGGTGGCCGCGGCTCTGGTGCCTGCCGAGACGGTTCGGCCCTCGGACGCGGTGTGGGGCGCCCTGTCGGGGGCGGGCAGCGGGACCGCCATGCACTTCCTCAACCGCGGGCTGAGCCGGGGAGCCATGAGCATCGTGGTCCCGGTCAGCGCCGTCACCGGGGTCGCCCTGTCCGTGCTGAGCGGCGTGTTCCTCCTGGGCGACCAGCCCACAGGGGCGGCCTGGCTGGGGATCTGCCTCACCCTGCCTGCCCTGTGGCTCGTCTCCGGTGGCTCTCGCCCCGGCCGGGGCGGGGACGGGAGGGAGGCGTCGGTGGACGGGCTGATCGCCAGTTCGGGGGTGGCCCTGCAGTACATCGGCCTCGCTCAGGCCGCCCCGGCGAGCGGTCTGTGGCCCGTGGCCGCCGGGCGTCTCGCCGCCGTCCTGCTCCTGTCACCGAGCGCCTGGCGGCAGGATCACCGGTTCCGGCAGCCCGTGCGGCGGCTGGGTGAGGCGGTCGTCGTCGGGGCGGGTGCGAGCTTCGCCCTCATCCTCTATCTGTTGGCGGCCCGTCGGCAGATGATGGCCATCGCCGTCGTCCTGGCCTCCCTGTACCCGGCGATTCCCACGGTCCTCGGGCTTGCGGTCCTGCACGAGCGGGCCACCCGGACGCAGGTGATCGGCCTGGTGGGCTCGGCCGTCGCCATCGTTCTGCTCACCCTGGGGTGA
- a CDS encoding cupredoxin domain-containing protein, whose protein sequence is MHHLTAPLRPARAVRLLLATLLLAATATLLTSRPAHAVTSYRVVMSDYAFSPRSLTISAGDTVTWVNQDQAPHDVKTTSGPESIHSPMLNKGATWSHTFTSPGTYGYVCTVHPGMIAQLVVKAAAAPTPTAHQHTGSTAAAPQPARSAAAAGPTAHTGRSAAAVAPVSSSPSPSPTTAAPAAAPTQQAVEPTDSTASAARPLDPLLLLAGLVAGVAVLCLLLVGSRSSAAHAPPTTPPSST, encoded by the coding sequence ATGCACCACCTGACCGCCCCGCTCCGGCCGGCCCGTGCCGTACGCCTTCTGCTGGCCACCCTGCTCCTGGCGGCCACCGCCACGCTCCTCACCTCCCGCCCCGCGCACGCTGTCACCTCCTACCGCGTCGTGATGTCGGACTACGCCTTCAGCCCGCGCTCGCTCACCATCTCGGCCGGTGACACCGTGACCTGGGTCAACCAGGACCAGGCACCCCATGACGTGAAGACCACCTCCGGCCCGGAGTCGATCCACTCCCCGATGCTGAACAAGGGCGCCACCTGGAGCCACACGTTCACCAGTCCCGGCACCTATGGCTACGTCTGCACCGTGCACCCGGGCATGATCGCCCAGCTCGTGGTGAAGGCGGCCGCCGCCCCCACTCCCACCGCGCACCAGCACACCGGGTCCACCGCCGCAGCACCCCAGCCCGCCCGGTCCGCCGCCGCAGCCGGTCCCACCGCGCACACCGGCCGCAGCGCGGCGGCCGTCGCACCCGTATCGAGCAGCCCGTCCCCCTCCCCGACAACGGCAGCCCCCGCGGCCGCACCCACCCAACAAGCCGTCGAACCGACCGACAGCACCGCCTCCGCGGCCCGCCCCCTCGACCCACTGCTGCTCCTCGCCGGGCTCGTCGCCGGGGTCGCCGTGCTCTGCCTGCTCCTGGTCGGTTCGCGCTCGTCCGCCGCACACGCCCCGCCGACGACACCGCCGTCATCGACATGA
- a CDS encoding Pr6Pr family membrane protein — translation MITPIPKEIPDLPPVPGKPTLAPSIVPAAAVVAPVRRHAAARYRLLVALTAAAAVAMDLALGSPSRVLSYFAIQANVLLALTFALSAWRARTARYPLPALITGGTLFYALIASLVYHVLLVNEPGPFSMTDRPTIWSALANQVLHTVTPIAALLDWLLLTRPAPLGLQHATRWLLYPLAYLIFTLARGALLPPTADARYPYPFLDVAHLGYRSTLANALLLGLAFFGLALLLVLADHVRPDPTRRRRKTGFRLRPPVG, via the coding sequence ATGATCACGCCGATACCCAAGGAGATCCCGGACCTCCCCCCGGTGCCGGGCAAGCCGACGCTTGCACCGTCCATCGTCCCCGCCGCGGCCGTGGTCGCCCCCGTACGCCGCCACGCAGCGGCCCGCTACCGTCTGCTGGTGGCGCTGACGGCCGCGGCGGCGGTGGCCATGGACCTGGCCCTCGGCAGCCCCTCCCGGGTCCTGAGCTACTTCGCCATCCAGGCCAACGTGCTGCTGGCCCTGACCTTCGCCCTGTCGGCCTGGCGGGCCCGAACGGCCCGCTACCCGCTGCCGGCGCTGATCACCGGCGGCACGCTGTTCTACGCGCTGATCGCGAGTCTGGTCTACCACGTGCTCCTCGTGAACGAGCCGGGCCCCTTCTCGATGACGGACAGGCCCACGATCTGGTCCGCACTCGCCAACCAGGTACTGCACACGGTCACCCCGATCGCGGCCCTTCTGGACTGGCTGCTCCTGACCCGCCCGGCCCCCCTGGGCCTGCAGCACGCCACGCGGTGGCTCCTCTACCCCCTGGCGTACCTGATCTTCACCCTGGCCCGCGGCGCACTGCTCCCACCGACCGCAGACGCGCGCTACCCGTACCCGTTCCTGGACGTCGCCCACCTCGGCTACAGGAGCACCCTCGCCAACGCACTCCTGCTCGGCCTGGCCTTCTTCGGCCTGGCCCTCCTCCTGGTCCTCGCCGACCACGTCCGCCCGGACCCGACGCGCCGCCGCCGGAAAACCGGATTTCGTCTCCGGCCACCAGTGGGCTAA
- a CDS encoding metallophosphoesterase, with product MRARYGVPLGITAVAAAGLLYSAGFEARSFRLRRVTVPVLPPGAHPLRVLQVSDIHMVSGQRKKQRWLRSLAGLRPDFVINTGDNLSDTEGVPEVLDALGPLMELPGAYVFGSNDYYGPRLRNPARYLVEKARGHHGLNGNPPVVGAIHNPWEELRDSFDAAGWLNLTNTRGTLKIEGLEIELTGLDDPHIKRDRYARVAGGPSSSADFSMGVVHAPYLRCLDAFAADGYPLILAGHTHGGQLCIPFYGALVTNCDLDADRVKGLSRHTAEGRTSYLHVSAGCGTNRYTPVRFACPPEATLLTLVEREASPEA from the coding sequence ATGCGCGCACGATACGGAGTACCCCTGGGAATCACGGCGGTCGCCGCCGCCGGACTGCTGTACTCGGCCGGGTTCGAGGCCCGTTCCTTCCGGCTGCGCCGGGTGACGGTCCCGGTGCTGCCCCCGGGGGCGCACCCGCTGCGCGTCCTGCAGGTCTCCGACATCCACATGGTGAGCGGGCAGCGCAAGAAGCAGCGCTGGCTGCGCTCACTGGCGGGCCTGCGCCCCGACTTCGTGATCAACACCGGGGACAACCTCTCCGACACCGAGGGGGTGCCGGAGGTGCTGGACGCACTGGGCCCGCTGATGGAGCTCCCGGGGGCGTACGTCTTCGGTTCGAACGACTACTACGGCCCCAGGCTCCGCAACCCGGCCCGCTACCTGGTGGAGAAGGCGAGGGGCCACCACGGTCTGAACGGCAACCCGCCGGTGGTCGGCGCCATCCACAACCCCTGGGAGGAGCTGCGCGACAGCTTCGACGCGGCGGGCTGGCTGAACCTGACGAACACCCGGGGCACCCTGAAGATCGAGGGCCTGGAGATCGAGCTGACGGGCCTGGACGACCCGCACATCAAGCGCGACCGCTACGCGCGCGTGGCGGGCGGTCCCTCCTCCTCCGCGGACTTCTCGATGGGCGTGGTCCACGCGCCGTATCTGCGCTGCCTGGACGCGTTCGCGGCGGACGGTTATCCGCTGATCCTGGCGGGCCACACCCACGGCGGCCAGCTGTGCATCCCCTTCTACGGCGCCCTGGTCACCAACTGCGACCTGGACGCGGACCGGGTGAAGGGCCTGTCACGGCACACCGCGGAGGGCCGGACGTCGTACCTGCACGTGTCGGCCGGCTGCGGTACGAACCGCTACACGCCGGTACGGTTCGCCTGCCCGCCGGAGGCGACGCTGCTGACGCTGGTGGAAAGGGAGGCATCGCCCGAGGCGTGA
- a CDS encoding Ig-like domain repeat protein — MNTAHHRRRLSATMLAAVLAGTGLTVAVAPVAHAAASDSVIKLPVSSYSAIAVDSVHQRVFVADSNTDYYLNKGVIAVYDFQGERLTTIQTPAHVSGLALSADSTKLYAGLREQIQTYDTTTFQPAVLAYTNTDTCGRELAFSGGQLYFTTPYSQYVGTCSTAQTYLDGIINGVHTRTGWNDYGKLKLEAGPGDRMLMGQPRNDNAADPFLAVYDTGNGSLVRGAARRFADSAGNGALDLKDMAFSSDGSKVAVADAAYGTRLLNTADLSDAANAYPALPAGATASSVAFSGDGKYLARGAAATGSTPDLLLQPADPTDSTAPLEFVFEGSLDGDRVAPRGMEWSADGSRLFAVTTNAAGSQFWLHIIQPPAVQYDTRFTGGLTHSPAQAVAGEPLAVRGKLEFDGPAPATPLKVTATRTDATGTHDLGTATVKEDGTFTVLDEPDLVGDATYTVSFLGDLTHRPATDVTHTVSVAKAPTSIALTAPAEATLDGVHITGTFTAQGKTLPDRAVLKVVRTDRLGTGTLSSVTVAADGTFTIDDVPRARREVTYTVSWPGDDLHEASEASATVFVRR, encoded by the coding sequence TTGAATACCGCACACCATCGCAGACGCCTGTCGGCCACCATGCTCGCCGCCGTCCTGGCGGGAACCGGCCTGACCGTCGCCGTGGCACCCGTGGCCCACGCGGCGGCTTCCGACTCGGTGATCAAGCTGCCGGTCTCGTCGTACTCGGCGATCGCCGTCGACTCCGTGCACCAGCGCGTTTTCGTCGCGGACAGCAACACCGACTACTACCTCAACAAGGGCGTCATCGCCGTCTACGACTTCCAGGGCGAGCGCCTCACCACCATCCAGACCCCGGCCCATGTCTCTGGCCTGGCCCTCAGCGCCGACAGCACCAAGCTCTACGCCGGTCTGCGCGAGCAGATCCAGACGTACGACACCACCACCTTCCAACCGGCCGTCCTCGCCTACACCAACACCGACACCTGTGGCCGGGAACTCGCCTTCTCGGGCGGCCAGTTGTACTTCACCACGCCCTACTCGCAGTACGTGGGCACGTGCTCCACCGCCCAGACCTACCTGGACGGCATCATCAACGGCGTGCACACCCGCACCGGTTGGAACGACTACGGCAAGCTCAAGCTGGAGGCCGGCCCCGGCGACCGGATGCTGATGGGCCAGCCCCGCAACGACAACGCGGCCGACCCCTTCCTCGCGGTGTACGACACCGGCAACGGCTCCCTCGTACGAGGCGCGGCCCGCCGCTTCGCCGACAGCGCCGGCAACGGCGCGCTCGACCTGAAGGACATGGCGTTCTCCTCCGACGGCAGCAAGGTCGCCGTCGCCGACGCCGCCTACGGCACCCGGCTGCTGAACACCGCTGACCTCTCCGACGCGGCGAACGCCTATCCGGCGCTCCCGGCCGGCGCCACGGCCAGTTCTGTCGCTTTCAGCGGCGACGGGAAGTACCTCGCACGGGGCGCTGCGGCCACCGGCTCCACGCCCGACCTGCTGCTCCAGCCCGCCGATCCGACCGACTCGACGGCGCCGCTGGAGTTCGTCTTCGAGGGCAGCCTCGACGGCGACCGGGTCGCCCCGCGCGGCATGGAATGGTCGGCCGACGGCTCCCGGCTGTTCGCGGTCACCACCAACGCCGCCGGCAGCCAGTTCTGGCTGCACATCATCCAGCCCCCGGCCGTCCAGTACGACACCCGCTTCACCGGCGGCCTGACCCACAGCCCCGCACAGGCGGTCGCCGGCGAGCCGCTGGCCGTGCGGGGCAAGCTGGAGTTCGACGGGCCCGCTCCCGCCACTCCGCTGAAGGTCACGGCGACCCGCACGGACGCGACCGGCACCCACGACCTGGGCACCGCCACCGTCAAGGAGGACGGCACCTTCACGGTCCTCGACGAGCCCGACCTCGTCGGCGACGCCACGTACACGGTGTCCTTCCTCGGTGACCTGACCCACCGCCCCGCCACCGACGTCACGCACACCGTGAGCGTCGCCAAGGCGCCCACGTCGATCGCGCTCACCGCCCCGGCGGAGGCGACGCTCGACGGCGTCCACATCACCGGCACCTTCACCGCGCAGGGCAAGACGCTGCCGGACCGGGCGGTGCTGAAGGTCGTCAGGACCGACCGGCTCGGCACCGGCACGCTGTCGTCGGTGACCGTCGCCGCGGACGGCACGTTCACCATCGACGACGTTCCGCGCGCCCGGCGCGAGGTGACCTACACGGTCAGCTGGCCGGGCGACGACCTGCACGAAGCGTCCGAGGCCTCGGCGACGGTCTTCGTCAGACGCTGA